The proteins below come from a single Hemibagrus wyckioides isolate EC202008001 linkage group LG22, SWU_Hwy_1.0, whole genome shotgun sequence genomic window:
- the LOC131343391 gene encoding BOLA class I histocompatibility antigen, alpha chain BL3-6-like isoform X3: MIPKTEWIQKISADDPDYWNRKTEYLQDHQDIMVTVMKNLNQDEGNHTLQWMLGCGLDNGIIRGYSQYRYDGEDFISLDLNWNLGHGHESWTPANDKAKNFLMEWDPKGEKAKYWKEYLSYDCIDQLNKFVLYSKETMKRKVPPTASVFQKHSPSPEVVCNATGFFPEVVNITWRKDGEDVNEDVELRETFPNQDGSFQKRSILKVPAEDLQKHTYTCVIQHSSLKEELVLEVPKGRGSVGTPIGIIIGAVTLIAVVAGVFILKKKKVSGAEQSHEVQQKGTEINPLNTPHSDVPV; this comes from the exons ATGATCCCAAAGACAGAGTGGATACAGAAGATCAGTGCTGATGATCCAGATTACTggaacagaaagacagagtaTTTACAGGATCATCAGGACATTATGGTTACAGTAATGAAGAACCTGAATCAAGATGAAG gaaatCATACACTCCAGTGGATGTTGGGCTGTGGGCTTGATAATGGCATCATTAGAGGATACAGTCAGTACCGTTATGATGGAGAAGATTTCATCAGTCTGGATCTGAACTGGAACCTGGGACACGGACATGAATCCTGGACTCCAGCTAATGATAAAGCGAAGAACTTTTTAATGGAGTGGGATCCTAAAGGAGAAAAGGCTAAATACTGGAAGGAATACCTGAGTTATGACTGTATTGATCAGTTAAATAAGTTTGTACTTTACAGCAAAGAGACTatgaagaggaaag TTCCTCCTACAGCATCAGTGTTCCAGAAACACTCGCCTTctccagaggtggtgtgtaACGCTACAGGTTTCTTCCCGGAAGTAGTGAATATCACCTGGAGGAAGGACGGAGAGGACGTGAACGAGGACGTGGAGCTCAGAGAGACATTTCCCAACCAGGATGGAAGCTTCCAGAAGAGAAGCATTCTGAAAGTCCCAGCTGAGgatctgcagaaacacacctacacctgcgtgattcagcacagcagcctgaaggaggagttagtGCTAGAAGTACCAAAAG GTAGAGGATCAGTTGGAACACCAATTGGTATCATCATTGGTGCAGTCACTCtcattgctgttgttgctggAGTGTTCatcctgaagaagaaaaaggtgtCTGGTGCAGAACAATCCCATGAAGTCCAACAGAAGGGAACTGAGATAAATCCGTTAAAT ACTCCACACAGTGACGTTCCAGTCTAA
- the LOC131343391 gene encoding BOLA class I histocompatibility antigen, alpha chain BL3-6-like isoform X2, with protein MVNFSMKQERSYNPLSINRTPVERVDNTHSLQFFYTAVTPGINFPEFTAVGLVDGEQFVYYDRNIRKMIPKTEWIQKISADDPDYWNRKTEYLQDHQDIMVTVMKNLNQDEGNHTLQWMLGCGLDNGIIRGYSQYRYDGEDFISLDLNWNLGHGHESWTPANDKAKNFLMEWDPKGEKAKYWKEYLSYDCIDQLNKFVLYSKETMKRKVPPTASVFQKHSPSPEVVCNATGFFPEVVNITWRKDGEDVNEDVELRETFPNQDGSFQKRSILKVPAEDLQKHTYTCVIQHSSLKEELVLEVPKGRGSVGTPIGIIIGAVTLIAVVAGVFILKKKKVSGAEQSHEVQQKGTEINPLNTPHSDVPV; from the exons ATGGTGAACTTCAGCATGAAGCAGGAGAGGAGCTACAACCCCCTCAGTATCAAcaggaccccagtggagagagtggaca acacacactctctgcagTTCTTCTACACTGCTGTCACACCAGGAATAAATTTCCCAGAGTTCACTGCTGTGGGTCTGGTGGATGGAGAGCAGTTTGTATATTATGACCGTAACATCAGGAAGATGATCCCAAAGACAGAGTGGATACAGAAGATCAGTGCTGATGATCCAGATTACTggaacagaaagacagagtaTTTACAGGATCATCAGGACATTATGGTTACAGTAATGAAGAACCTGAATCAAGATGAAG gaaatCATACACTCCAGTGGATGTTGGGCTGTGGGCTTGATAATGGCATCATTAGAGGATACAGTCAGTACCGTTATGATGGAGAAGATTTCATCAGTCTGGATCTGAACTGGAACCTGGGACACGGACATGAATCCTGGACTCCAGCTAATGATAAAGCGAAGAACTTTTTAATGGAGTGGGATCCTAAAGGAGAAAAGGCTAAATACTGGAAGGAATACCTGAGTTATGACTGTATTGATCAGTTAAATAAGTTTGTACTTTACAGCAAAGAGACTatgaagaggaaag TTCCTCCTACAGCATCAGTGTTCCAGAAACACTCGCCTTctccagaggtggtgtgtaACGCTACAGGTTTCTTCCCGGAAGTAGTGAATATCACCTGGAGGAAGGACGGAGAGGACGTGAACGAGGACGTGGAGCTCAGAGAGACATTTCCCAACCAGGATGGAAGCTTCCAGAAGAGAAGCATTCTGAAAGTCCCAGCTGAGgatctgcagaaacacacctacacctgcgtgattcagcacagcagcctgaaggaggagttagtGCTAGAAGTACCAAAAG GTAGAGGATCAGTTGGAACACCAATTGGTATCATCATTGGTGCAGTCACTCtcattgctgttgttgctggAGTGTTCatcctgaagaagaaaaaggtgtCTGGTGCAGAACAATCCCATGAAGTCCAACAGAAGGGAACTGAGATAAATCCGTTAAAT ACTCCACACAGTGACGTTCCAGTCTAA
- the LOC131343391 gene encoding BOLA class I histocompatibility antigen, alpha chain BL3-6-like isoform X1 — MKLFNSGLSLCCKMEDSSTILKVLLFLTFSLHFSSADTHSLQFFYTAVTPGINFPEFTAVGLVDGEQFVYYDRNIRKMIPKTEWIQKISADDPDYWNRKTEYLQDHQDIMVTVMKNLNQDEGNHTLQWMLGCGLDNGIIRGYSQYRYDGEDFISLDLNWNLGHGHESWTPANDKAKNFLMEWDPKGEKAKYWKEYLSYDCIDQLNKFVLYSKETMKRKVPPTASVFQKHSPSPEVVCNATGFFPEVVNITWRKDGEDVNEDVELRETFPNQDGSFQKRSILKVPAEDLQKHTYTCVIQHSSLKEELVLEVPKGRGSVGTPIGIIIGAVTLIAVVAGVFILKKKKVSGAEQSHEVQQKGTEINPLNTPHSDVPV, encoded by the exons ATGAAATTGTTTAATTCTGGTTTAAGTCTGTGCTGTAAGATGGAGGACAGCAGCACTATATTAAAAGTTCTGCTTTTTCTCacattttctcttcatttttcatCAGCAG acacacactctctgcagTTCTTCTACACTGCTGTCACACCAGGAATAAATTTCCCAGAGTTCACTGCTGTGGGTCTGGTGGATGGAGAGCAGTTTGTATATTATGACCGTAACATCAGGAAGATGATCCCAAAGACAGAGTGGATACAGAAGATCAGTGCTGATGATCCAGATTACTggaacagaaagacagagtaTTTACAGGATCATCAGGACATTATGGTTACAGTAATGAAGAACCTGAATCAAGATGAAG gaaatCATACACTCCAGTGGATGTTGGGCTGTGGGCTTGATAATGGCATCATTAGAGGATACAGTCAGTACCGTTATGATGGAGAAGATTTCATCAGTCTGGATCTGAACTGGAACCTGGGACACGGACATGAATCCTGGACTCCAGCTAATGATAAAGCGAAGAACTTTTTAATGGAGTGGGATCCTAAAGGAGAAAAGGCTAAATACTGGAAGGAATACCTGAGTTATGACTGTATTGATCAGTTAAATAAGTTTGTACTTTACAGCAAAGAGACTatgaagaggaaag TTCCTCCTACAGCATCAGTGTTCCAGAAACACTCGCCTTctccagaggtggtgtgtaACGCTACAGGTTTCTTCCCGGAAGTAGTGAATATCACCTGGAGGAAGGACGGAGAGGACGTGAACGAGGACGTGGAGCTCAGAGAGACATTTCCCAACCAGGATGGAAGCTTCCAGAAGAGAAGCATTCTGAAAGTCCCAGCTGAGgatctgcagaaacacacctacacctgcgtgattcagcacagcagcctgaaggaggagttagtGCTAGAAGTACCAAAAG GTAGAGGATCAGTTGGAACACCAATTGGTATCATCATTGGTGCAGTCACTCtcattgctgttgttgctggAGTGTTCatcctgaagaagaaaaaggtgtCTGGTGCAGAACAATCCCATGAAGTCCAACAGAAGGGAACTGAGATAAATCCGTTAAAT ACTCCACACAGTGACGTTCCAGTCTAA